One stretch of Caldinitratiruptor microaerophilus DNA includes these proteins:
- the larE gene encoding ATP-dependent sacrificial sulfur transferase LarE, which yields MEALEIRYSRLQAILRGMGEVLVAFSGGVDSTFLVKVAFDVLGERAVAVTADSPSLPRRELEEARRLAAEIGVRHLVIETHELDDPRYAANPANRCYFCKTELFTRLEGLARELGFRWLAYGENADDALGHRPGAQAAQEFGVRSPLKEAGLTKADVRALSRRLGLPVWDKPAFACLSSRFPYGSTITAEKLRQVEAAEQVLWELGFRQFRVRHHGDIARIEVGREERIRLLEVAEEVSDRLRALGFLYVTMDLLGYRTGSMNEVLVKVEGVR from the coding sequence GTGGAGGCGCTTGAGATACGGTACAGCCGGCTGCAGGCGATCCTGCGGGGGATGGGGGAGGTCCTCGTCGCCTTCTCGGGCGGCGTGGACAGCACCTTCCTGGTGAAGGTGGCCTTCGACGTCCTGGGGGAGCGGGCCGTCGCCGTCACCGCCGATTCGCCCTCGCTGCCCCGGCGGGAGCTGGAGGAGGCGCGGCGCCTGGCGGCCGAGATCGGGGTGCGGCACCTGGTCATCGAGACCCACGAGCTGGACGATCCGCGGTACGCCGCCAACCCCGCGAACCGCTGCTACTTCTGCAAGACGGAGCTGTTCACGCGGCTTGAGGGTCTCGCCCGGGAGTTGGGCTTCCGCTGGCTCGCGTACGGGGAGAACGCCGACGACGCCCTGGGCCACCGCCCCGGCGCGCAGGCGGCGCAGGAGTTCGGCGTCCGCTCGCCCCTCAAGGAGGCCGGGCTCACCAAGGCCGACGTCCGGGCCCTGTCCCGGCGCCTGGGCCTGCCGGTGTGGGACAAGCCGGCCTTCGCCTGCCTGAGCTCCCGCTTCCCCTACGGGAGCACGATCACGGCGGAGAAGCTCCGGCAGGTGGAGGCGGCCGAACAGGTCCTGTGGGAGCTCGGCTTCCGCCAGTTCCGCGTTCGCCACCACGGGGACATCGCCCGGATCGAGGTGGGGCGCGAGGAGCGGATCCGGCTCCTGGAGGTGGCCGAGGAGGTTTCCGATCGCCTGCGCGCCCTGGGCTTCCTCTACGTGACCATGGACCTCCTGGGGTACCGGACGGGCAGCATGAACGAGGTGCTGGTGAAGGTGGAGGGCGTGCGGTAA
- a CDS encoding SDR family NAD(P)-dependent oxidoreductase, translating into MELKGKVAIVTGGGTGLGRAISLLLARHGVNLAVNYSRSEADAVATAQEAAALGVRAIPVRADMAVQHDIYAMAETVEREFGRIDILIANAATTVFVPMSDLDGVDPETWDRIMNVNVKGPWLCARAVAPAMRRAGGGRIVTISSIAGLNPAGSSMPYCVSKAALIHLTRCLAAALAPDVLVNSVAPGLLETRWTAGHSEAARARFIQSALLRRVATLEDVADQVLTLVRTDSITGQTVVVDGGTVLR; encoded by the coding sequence GTGGAACTGAAAGGCAAGGTGGCCATCGTCACCGGCGGCGGGACCGGGCTCGGGCGGGCGATCTCCCTCCTCCTCGCCCGCCACGGCGTGAACCTCGCCGTGAACTACTCCCGCTCCGAGGCCGACGCGGTCGCCACGGCCCAGGAGGCCGCTGCGCTCGGGGTCCGGGCGATCCCCGTCCGGGCCGACATGGCCGTCCAGCACGACATCTACGCCATGGCGGAGACGGTGGAGAGGGAGTTCGGGCGCATCGACATCCTCATCGCCAACGCCGCCACCACGGTGTTCGTGCCGATGTCCGACCTGGACGGGGTCGACCCGGAGACGTGGGACCGGATCATGAACGTGAACGTGAAGGGGCCGTGGCTCTGCGCCCGGGCCGTCGCCCCGGCGATGCGCCGGGCGGGGGGCGGCCGGATCGTCACGATCTCGTCGATCGCCGGCCTGAACCCCGCCGGCAGCAGCATGCCCTACTGCGTCTCCAAGGCCGCCCTCATCCACCTGACCCGCTGCCTGGCGGCGGCGCTGGCGCCGGACGTGCTGGTGAACAGCGTGGCGCCCGGCCTCCTGGAGACCCGCTGGACCGCGGGCCACTCGGAGGCGGCCCGGGCGCGGTTCATCCAGAGCGCGCTCCTCCGCCGCGTCGCCACCCTGGAGGACGTGGCCGACCAGGTGCTGACCCTCGTCCGCACGGACAGCATCACGGGGCAGACCGTGGTGGTCGACGGCGGCACCGTCCTGCGCTAG
- a CDS encoding HpcH/HpaI aldolase family protein, which translates to MAVIDTRLKEWLREGRTLVGLFVSIPHPALVEMAGFAGFDFVILDNEHGPAGIETTENLIRAARAAGVVPVVRVSSANTQEILRTLDIGASAVQVPQVNDRATAELAVRSAKYPPEGIRGVANSTRAAGWGFFGGLEHIERSNAGTAVVTHVETVEALRNLDDLLTVPGIDAMFIGPTDLSTSMGHPGNPGHPEVQGAIEGAIRRIAAAGKAPGILVGDPAAYRAWREKGARYLVFNIASLIVRSLTDVVAAIRS; encoded by the coding sequence GTGGCGGTCATCGACACCCGCCTGAAGGAGTGGCTGCGCGAGGGGCGGACCCTGGTCGGCCTCTTCGTGAGCATCCCGCATCCCGCCCTCGTCGAGATGGCCGGGTTCGCGGGGTTCGACTTCGTCATCCTCGACAACGAGCACGGGCCTGCCGGCATCGAGACGACGGAGAACCTGATCCGTGCCGCCCGCGCGGCCGGCGTGGTGCCGGTGGTGCGGGTCTCCTCCGCCAACACGCAGGAGATCCTCCGGACGCTGGACATCGGCGCGTCGGCCGTGCAGGTCCCGCAGGTGAACGACCGTGCCACCGCGGAGCTCGCCGTGCGCTCGGCCAAGTACCCGCCCGAGGGCATCCGCGGGGTGGCGAACTCCACCCGGGCGGCGGGCTGGGGATTCTTCGGCGGGCTGGAGCACATCGAGCGGAGTAACGCCGGGACGGCGGTCGTCACGCACGTGGAGACCGTGGAGGCCCTCCGGAATCTCGACGACCTGCTCACTGTCCCCGGCATCGACGCGATGTTCATCGGCCCGACGGACCTCTCGACCTCCATGGGCCACCCCGGCAACCCCGGGCACCCGGAGGTGCAGGGCGCCATCGAGGGCGCCATCCGGCGGATCGCCGCGGCGGGGAAGGCGCCCGGCATCCTGGTCGGCGACCCCGCCGCGTACCGGGCCTGGCGGGAGAAGGGGGCGCGGTACCTCGTCTTCAACATCGCCAGCCTGATCGTCCGGTCGCTGACGGACGTGGTGGCCGCGATCCGGTCATGA
- the larB gene encoding nickel pincer cofactor biosynthesis protein LarB has product MAREGEPLEFAHLDLDREARCGFPEVVLCQGKTPEQAAAIAERLAQAHGRFLATRATPEHFAVVRGRVPDATYHEIARVIRLDRAPAPPRPGYVAVVCAGTGDLPVAEEAAVTLEAMGSAVRRIYDVGVAGLHRLLGQVGAIRQAAVVVVVAGMEGALASVVGGLVDRPVVAVPTSVGYGASLGGLAALLAMLNSCAPGVTVVNIDNGFGAGYAAATIHRAIWEGRERSGGA; this is encoded by the coding sequence ATGGCGCGTGAAGGGGAGCCGCTGGAGTTCGCCCACCTCGACCTCGACCGGGAGGCCCGGTGCGGTTTCCCGGAGGTCGTCCTCTGCCAGGGGAAGACGCCCGAGCAGGCGGCGGCGATCGCCGAGCGCCTGGCGCAGGCGCACGGCCGCTTCCTGGCCACGCGCGCGACGCCGGAGCACTTCGCCGTCGTCCGGGGCCGGGTCCCGGACGCCACCTATCACGAGATCGCCCGGGTGATCCGCCTGGACCGCGCCCCGGCGCCGCCGCGGCCCGGGTACGTGGCGGTCGTTTGCGCCGGGACCGGCGACCTGCCGGTCGCCGAGGAGGCGGCGGTGACCCTCGAAGCCATGGGGAGCGCCGTGCGGCGGATCTACGACGTGGGGGTCGCCGGGCTCCACCGGCTCCTCGGCCAGGTGGGGGCCATCCGGCAGGCCGCCGTCGTGGTGGTCGTCGCCGGGATGGAGGGGGCGCTCGCCAGCGTGGTGGGCGGCCTGGTGGACCGCCCGGTGGTCGCCGTGCCCACCAGCGTGGGCTACGGCGCCAGCCTGGGCGGGCTGGCGGCCCTCCTGGCGATGCTGAACTCGTGCGCGCCCGGGGTCACCGTGGTGAACATCGACAACGGGTTCGGCGCCGGGTACGCCGCGGCCACGATCCACCGGGCGATCTGGGAAGGACGTGAGCGCAGTGGAGGCGCTTGA
- a CDS encoding 2-keto-4-pentenoate hydratase has protein sequence MLDSGTLQDWAQRLLQAEAQRRPLQPMTDALPQITAEDAYAIQEIVIEEKLGLGARVIGYKLALTSQGTRNALGVREPVAGVLLDTALVEVAEGRSHAVLSRGDFIAPQVEPEQAFILGEDLAGPGVTVAQVLAATRLVVPALEIPDSRFNWQVRAPEMMADNAAASRILLGGRGVSPLTADLRLIGVVLEKNGQIAGTAAGAAVLGHPAASVAWLANHLARSGRHLRAGQVIFTGSPMAAVPVEAGDVVRATFDHLGAVEVRFE, from the coding sequence ATGCTGGACAGCGGGACCCTCCAGGACTGGGCGCAACGCCTCCTGCAGGCCGAGGCGCAGCGCCGACCCCTGCAGCCCATGACCGACGCCTTGCCCCAGATCACTGCAGAGGATGCGTATGCGATCCAGGAGATCGTGATCGAGGAGAAGCTGGGGCTCGGAGCCCGGGTAATCGGCTACAAGCTGGCCCTGACCAGCCAGGGCACCCGGAACGCCCTGGGGGTCCGGGAACCCGTCGCCGGCGTCCTCCTGGACACGGCGCTCGTCGAGGTGGCCGAAGGCCGGAGCCATGCCGTCCTCTCCCGCGGCGACTTCATCGCCCCGCAGGTCGAACCGGAGCAGGCCTTCATCCTGGGCGAGGACCTGGCCGGCCCCGGGGTGACGGTGGCCCAGGTGCTTGCCGCCACCCGGCTGGTCGTCCCCGCCCTCGAGATCCCGGACAGCCGCTTCAACTGGCAGGTCCGCGCCCCGGAGATGATGGCCGACAACGCGGCGGCGTCCCGGATCCTCCTGGGCGGCCGGGGTGTCAGCCCTCTGACCGCCGACCTGCGCCTCATCGGGGTGGTGTTGGAGAAGAACGGCCAGATCGCCGGCACCGCCGCCGGCGCGGCGGTGCTCGGCCACCCGGCCGCCTCCGTGGCCTGGCTGGCCAACCACCTGGCCCGCTCCGGCCGCCACCTCCGGGCCGGCCAGGTGATCTTCACCGGGTCCCCCATGGCCGCCGTGCCGGTGGAGGCCGGCGACGTCGTGCGGGCGACCTTCGACCACCTCGGCGCGGTGGAGGTGCGGTTCGAGTAA
- the larC gene encoding nickel pincer cofactor biosynthesis protein LarC yields the protein MILYFDAFAGASGDMILGALLDAGVDLDAVQRELQKLEISGYELKRERVTRRGIAATRFQVLLEGGADPDAPPRHGAGHIRGHDHGHDHHDHHGDHGPHGHHAPARPLREILDLIDRSALAGPVKALSRRIFERLGEAEARVHGVSPADVHLHEVGAVDAIVDICGAAVALHLLGMPECHASPLHVGRGFVETAHGRYPVPAPATAYLIEGVPSYATDVEGELLTPTGAAVLTTVCRAFGPRPPMRIRATGYGAGKHDRVIPNVLRVHLGDPVTAEFGAGVPAPAGAAGAGGPGPGWALERVVLLETNIDDMNPQVYPHLLERLLEGGALDAWLTPAHMKKGRPGVLLHVLARREEADALAAIVFAETTTIGLRRSEVERWVLPREWVTVETPYGPVQVKVARLGGRVVNAMPEYEDCRAAAREHGVPLRRVWEQALAAAARLVRDGAGDGA from the coding sequence ATGATCCTCTACTTCGACGCCTTCGCCGGCGCCAGCGGCGACATGATCCTGGGCGCGCTCCTGGACGCCGGCGTTGACCTGGACGCCGTGCAGCGGGAACTGCAGAAGCTGGAGATCTCCGGCTACGAACTCAAGCGGGAGCGGGTGACGCGGCGCGGCATCGCCGCGACCCGCTTCCAGGTCCTTCTGGAGGGCGGTGCCGACCCCGACGCCCCGCCCCGCCACGGCGCCGGGCACATCCGCGGCCACGACCACGGCCACGACCACCACGACCACCACGGTGACCACGGCCCTCACGGCCACCACGCGCCGGCGCGGCCGCTGCGGGAGATCCTGGACCTCATCGACCGGAGCGCGCTGGCCGGGCCGGTCAAGGCGCTCTCCCGGCGGATCTTCGAGCGGCTGGGGGAGGCGGAGGCCCGGGTCCACGGGGTCTCCCCGGCGGACGTGCACCTGCACGAGGTCGGGGCGGTCGACGCCATCGTCGACATCTGCGGCGCGGCCGTCGCCCTGCACCTTCTGGGGATGCCGGAGTGCCACGCCAGCCCGCTCCACGTGGGGCGGGGGTTCGTGGAGACCGCTCACGGCCGCTACCCGGTGCCGGCGCCGGCGACGGCGTACCTCATCGAGGGGGTGCCGTCCTACGCCACCGACGTGGAGGGCGAGCTCCTCACGCCGACCGGCGCCGCCGTCCTCACGACCGTGTGCCGCGCGTTCGGCCCGCGGCCGCCGATGCGCATCCGGGCCACCGGCTACGGCGCCGGCAAGCATGACCGGGTGATCCCCAACGTCCTGCGGGTGCACCTCGGCGATCCGGTTACGGCCGAGTTCGGAGCGGGCGTCCCAGCCCCGGCCGGGGCCGCCGGCGCCGGTGGACCCGGGCCCGGCTGGGCGCTCGAACGGGTGGTCCTCCTGGAGACGAACATCGACGACATGAACCCGCAGGTCTACCCGCACCTGCTCGAGCGGCTCCTCGAAGGCGGCGCCCTGGACGCGTGGCTGACCCCCGCGCACATGAAGAAGGGCCGGCCGGGGGTGCTCCTGCACGTGCTGGCCCGGCGGGAGGAGGCGGACGCGCTGGCGGCGATCGTCTTCGCCGAGACCACGACGATCGGGCTGCGGCGATCCGAGGTCGAGCGCTGGGTGCTCCCGCGGGAGTGGGTCACGGTCGAGACGCCGTACGGCCCGGTGCAGGTGAAGGTCGCCCGGCTCGGCGGCCGGGTCGTGAACGCGATGCCGGAGTACGAGGACTGCCGGGCCGCGGCCCGGGAGCACGGGGTGCCGCTGCGGCGCGTGTGGGAGCAGGCGCTGGCGGCCGCGGCCCGCCTCGTCCGGGACGGTGCCGGCGATGGCGCGTGA
- a CDS encoding quinone oxidoreductase family protein produces the protein MRVHRFGGPEVLQRDEVPVPEPGPGQARVRLEAIGLNYHDTYTRSGLYPVSLPYTPGIEAAGVVDAVGPGVTEVKPGDRVAYALAGATYVEYGLAEAAKLVPLPDGVSSELAAAVLLQGLTAHYLATSTFPLRPGHRVLVHAAAGGTGLLLVQIAKRLGATVYGTVGSPAKADVALAAGADAVILYREVDFVSEVERLTGGEGVHAVYDSVGQATFRGSLRCLAPRGILVSFGQSSGPVEPIAPLELMNGSLYLTRPHLRDYIRTREELLSRAGDIFAWLAAGELQVRIDSRFALTEVADAHRRLESRQSVGKILLIP, from the coding sequence ATGCGCGTCCACCGCTTCGGCGGTCCCGAAGTGCTGCAGCGCGACGAGGTCCCCGTGCCCGAACCGGGCCCCGGCCAGGCCAGGGTCCGGCTCGAGGCGATCGGCCTCAACTATCACGATACCTACACACGGAGCGGCCTCTACCCGGTCTCGCTCCCCTACACGCCGGGCATCGAGGCGGCCGGGGTGGTGGACGCCGTCGGCCCGGGGGTGACGGAGGTCAAGCCGGGCGACCGGGTGGCGTATGCCCTCGCCGGCGCCACGTACGTGGAGTACGGCCTGGCGGAAGCCGCGAAGCTGGTGCCCCTCCCGGACGGCGTCTCGAGCGAACTCGCGGCCGCCGTCCTGCTCCAGGGCCTGACCGCGCACTACCTGGCCACCAGCACGTTCCCCCTCCGCCCCGGCCACCGCGTCCTCGTGCACGCCGCGGCCGGCGGCACCGGGCTCCTCCTCGTCCAGATCGCCAAGCGGCTGGGCGCCACGGTGTACGGCACCGTCGGCTCCCCCGCGAAGGCCGACGTGGCGCTCGCCGCCGGCGCCGATGCCGTGATCCTCTACCGTGAGGTCGACTTCGTGTCGGAGGTAGAGCGGCTCACGGGCGGCGAGGGCGTGCACGCCGTCTACGACTCCGTGGGACAGGCCACCTTCCGGGGCAGCCTGCGCTGCCTGGCGCCGCGCGGGATCCTGGTCTCCTTCGGGCAGTCCAGCGGGCCCGTCGAGCCGATCGCGCCGCTCGAGCTCATGAACGGCTCCCTCTACCTCACCCGGCCGCACCTGCGCGACTACATCCGGACGCGGGAGGAACTCCTGTCCCGCGCCGGCGACATCTTCGCCTGGCTGGCGGCGGGCGAACTGCAGGTGCGGATCGACAGCCGGTTCGCGCTGACGGAGGTGGCCGACGCCCACCGCCGCCTCGAATCCCGCCAGAGCGTGGGGAAGATCCTCCTGATCCCGTGA
- a CDS encoding GNAT family N-acetyltransferase has translation MQIRPMRPDDAERVALLCEQLGYASSKEQVLRYHAGLAVDEDQTILVAEAPAGQVVGWVHVHGHHWLGGPSHARIAGLVVDQSHRGRGIGKALVQAAEAWALERGYQEVVLNSNVVRERAHQFYRDLGYAVVKTQYQFRKGLAAR, from the coding sequence GTGCAGATTCGTCCGATGCGACCGGACGACGCGGAGCGCGTGGCTTTGCTCTGTGAGCAGCTGGGCTACGCCTCGTCGAAGGAACAGGTCCTGCGCTACCATGCGGGACTGGCCGTGGACGAAGATCAAACGATCCTCGTGGCCGAAGCGCCGGCCGGCCAGGTGGTGGGATGGGTGCACGTGCACGGCCACCACTGGCTCGGGGGTCCCTCGCATGCCCGGATCGCAGGCTTGGTGGTGGACCAATCCCACCGCGGGCGTGGGATCGGGAAGGCGCTCGTGCAGGCGGCGGAAGCCTGGGCGCTGGAGCGGGGATACCAGGAGGTCGTTCTCAACTCGAATGTCGTCCGGGAGAGGGCGCACCAGTTCTATCGAGACCTCGGGTACGCTGTTGTCAAGACGCAGTATCAGTTCCGCAAGGGACTGGCGGCCAGATGA
- a CDS encoding glucose 1-dehydrogenase has translation MNDRNVLDLFRLAGQVALVTGAASGIGQALAVALAQAGADIALVANRRSPEETVSAIEAAGRRAAVLQADLSRLRARDGEQLVDEVIRRMGRLDILVNCAGTTWRGPALEVDDEAWERDLAVNARAPLFLSRAAARHMAERGRGKIVNVASVLSFQGGVRVLPYAASKHALAGITRALANELAPLGIQVNALAPGYIATEFTKVLQDDPVRNRQILERVPAGRWGQPWDLAGAVVFLASAASDFMTGQVLVVDGGWLSR, from the coding sequence ATGAACGACCGGAACGTGCTCGACCTCTTCCGCCTGGCCGGCCAGGTGGCGCTGGTCACCGGCGCCGCCTCGGGCATCGGGCAGGCGCTCGCCGTGGCGCTGGCCCAGGCCGGGGCGGACATCGCCCTGGTGGCGAACCGGCGCTCGCCGGAGGAGACCGTGTCCGCCATCGAAGCCGCAGGCCGGCGCGCCGCCGTCCTGCAGGCCGACCTGTCCCGCCTGCGCGCCCGGGACGGGGAGCAACTCGTCGACGAGGTCATCCGGCGCATGGGCCGGCTCGACATCCTGGTGAACTGCGCCGGCACGACCTGGCGCGGCCCGGCCCTGGAGGTCGACGACGAGGCGTGGGAGCGCGACCTGGCCGTCAACGCCCGCGCCCCGCTTTTCCTCTCCCGGGCGGCTGCCCGGCACATGGCGGAGCGCGGGCGGGGGAAGATCGTCAACGTCGCCTCCGTGCTGTCATTTCAGGGCGGCGTCCGGGTGCTGCCGTACGCCGCCAGCAAGCACGCCCTCGCCGGCATCACCCGGGCGCTCGCCAACGAGCTGGCCCCGCTGGGCATCCAGGTGAACGCCCTGGCGCCGGGGTACATCGCGACGGAGTTCACGAAGGTCCTGCAGGACGACCCCGTCCGAAACCGCCAGATCCTCGAGCGCGTCCCCGCCGGCCGCTGGGGCCAGCCGTGGGACCTGGCCGGCGCCGTGGTCTTCCTCGCCTCCGCCGCCTCGGACTTCATGACCGGGCAGGTGCTGGTGGTCGACGGCGGCTGGCTGTCGCGCTGA